The Balneola vulgaris DSM 17893 DNA window GGCTACCTCAGTTGGCTTACATCCTAAGATTAGGAGTGCAGTTACTAATGTATAAAGAATGGGGGTAATGATATGTTTGTTCATATCCCAAACATAAAAAAAGCAGACTAAAGAGCCTGCTTTTAATTTGAATCGATCAAAAAAAATTAAGCGTTGTTTGCTACAACGTCTGATTCAGCAAAGAAATATGCTGCTTCAATTTGACCATTTTCTACAGAATCAGATCCGTGGATAATGTTCTCACCAACACTATCAGCAAAATCAGCACGGATAGTACCTGCTTCAGCTTCAGCTGGGTTAGTAGCACCAATTAATGCTCTAAAATCAGCTACTGCATTTTCCTTTTCAAGGATCATTGGAACACAAGCTCCGCTACTCATAAACTCACAAAGTTCACCATAAAATGGACGCTCTTTATGTACAGCGTAAAACCCACCAGCTGTATCTGCAGTTAAACGGGTTAATTTCATTGCAAGAATTTTAAATCCTGCGTCCTGAATTCTCTTGGTAACTTCGCCGATAAGTCCTTTACGAACACAGTCGGGCTTAAGAATAGTCAATGTTCTTTCTACTGCCATTAGTATCTGTATGATTAAGTTTTTTGTAACAACCATTTTAAAATAAACTCTTCAAAATGGCATCTTAAGATAAGATTTAACAGATTAATTACCGAACGCGAAAGCTTATTTTGCTTAGCTTAAAACATGAAGAACACCCCAAGGCTCACATTTCAATGGCAATTTGATCTAAAAGGATCACCGGAAGAGCTATGGCCGTTACTCTCAGATACCAATAAATTTTTGAAATGGGCTGGGCAAGATCCTGTAAAAAGAGATTCTTTTACTAGATCTGCTACCAAGGGTTTTCTTGAACTTTCCTCTAAGAAACTGAATGCCAATCAGATATGGCTGGAAGAACCTTTTATTTGGGAGAAACCATATAAGTTTGGTACTACTCGCCATTACAAAG harbors:
- the ndk gene encoding nucleoside-diphosphate kinase — translated: MAVERTLTILKPDCVRKGLIGEVTKRIQDAGFKILAMKLTRLTADTAGGFYAVHKERPFYGELCEFMSSGACVPMILEKENAVADFRALIGATNPAEAEAGTIRADFADSVGENIIHGSDSVENGQIEAAYFFAESDVVANNA